In the Deltaproteobacteria bacterium genome, GACTGTAGATGAAGTAGAGATGTTCGTAGCGGGTTTAGTGTTAGATCCAGCTACTAATGCGCCCATAGTGATATTAAAGGATCCAAATGGCGACAAATGCCTTCCTATCTGGATAGGACTTGCAGAGGCTACGGCAATAGTGTCGGCTGTAAAAAAGGTTCAAGTTGCTAGGCCCATGACACATGACTTGCTAAGAAACGTAATTGAAGAACTAAACGGCAATGTAGTTAGGATTGTAATTAGTGCGCTTCAAGAGAACACTTTTTTGGCAAGCATTGAAATTCGCGTAGGCGAAACGCTGCGAGTTATAGATGCGAGGCCGAGCGATGCAATAGCTTTGGGCGTTCGCGTAAGCGCCCCGATATTAGTTGCCAGGGCTGTATTAGAGGAGGCGCAGGTTGCACTAGTTTCGGTTAATCCCGACGAGATGGAGGATTTAAGCGAGGAGGTGCTGGTGCAGGAGGTTGAGGGGAAGAATTTTGCCAACATAGAGAAGGACAAGTGGGCAGAGATTCTAGCCGAGATGGATCCGGATGATTTTAAGTATAAAATGTGAGGTTTTACTACTGTGACACGAATTGAGGAAAATAAGGAGGAGCACTCGAGTTCCCCCAAAGAAAATTCTGGCTATGATGAACTCCTAGAACATCTGCGCGCTGTA is a window encoding:
- a CDS encoding bifunctional nuclease family protein — its product is MKKTVDEVEMFVAGLVLDPATNAPIVILKDPNGDKCLPIWIGLAEATAIVSAVKKVQVARPMTHDLLRNVIEELNGNVVRIVISALQENTFLASIEIRVGETLRVIDARPSDAIALGVRVSAPILVARAVLEEAQVALVSVNPDEMEDLSEEVLVQEVEGKNFANIEKDKWAEILAEMDPDDFKYKM